The Candidatus Eisenbacteria bacterium DNA segment GGCGCGCAACGTAGCCGCCGGGTCGGTCGTCGAGGGCGGGAGCACGATCAGCCAGCAGCTCGCGAAAAACGTCTTTCTTTCGCGGAAGCGCACCTTCACCCGCAAGCTGCACGAAGCGCTTCTCGCCGTGATGATTGAGCTCCGCTACTCCAAGGAACAGATCCTCGAGTTCTATCTCAACCAGATCTATCTCGGGCAGCGCGGGACCTGGAGCGTCTGCGGCCTCGAGGAGGGCGCTCTCTACTACTTCAACAAGCACGCGACGGAGCTGACGCTCGGCGAGGGGGCGCTCTTGGCCGGAATCATTCCGGCGCCGAACCGGCTTTCGCCCTACCGCGACGCGGACCTCGCGATCGCGAGACGGAACGAGGTGCTCGAAGACATGGTGGCGTGTGGATTCATCTCGCGGGCCGAAGCGCAGGGGGCGCGAAAAACGCAGCTCCGGTTCGCGCCCAATCCGACGCCCACGACGCGCGCTCCCTACTTCGTCGATTACGTTCGGGAGGTCCTCTCGAAGGATATCTCGGAATCGGACCTGAGCACCCGCGGGCTGCTCGTGTTCACGACGCTCGATCCCCGGCTCGAGGAAGCGGCCGAGCGTTGCGTGCGCGAGGGAGCCCGCGATGCGGACTCGCGCTCGCAGGTCGGCGGCGCCAACCGGGACCCGGCGCAGGCCGCCCTTCTCGCGATCGAGCCGCAGAACGGGGCGATCCGCGCCATGGTCGGCGGGCGTGACTATCGCGAGAGCCCCTTCAACCGGGCGGTGGAATCGCACCGGCAGCCCGGCTCGGCCTTCAAGCCGTTCGTCTACGTCGCCGCGCTCGACACGCCGTTCTCGGGAAGACGGCCGCCGCTCACCGCCGCGACGCTCCTCGATGACGTGCCCGACTCCTTCCCGACACCCTTCGGCCTGTGGGCTCCTCGCAACTACGAGCATGGGTATTACGGCCGGGTCACCGCGGCGCGCGCCCTGGCGCGCTCGCTCAACGTGGCGACGGTCCGGCTCGAGTTCCTGGTGGGTGTGCCCAAGGTGACGCAGATGGCCCGCGCGTTGGGCATCCAAAGCAAGTTGCGCGAGGTGGCGTCGCTCGCTCTCGGGACGAGCGAGGTGACTCCGCTCGAGCTCACGACCGCGTACGCCACTCTCGCGAACGGGGGCGTGATGGTGAAGCCGAACCCGGTCCGCGCGGTCCTCGACCGAGGCGGCAACTTGATCTGGGCGTCCAGGCGCGAAAGGTACCGGGTCGTGCGACCGGAAACGGCGTACCTCGCGACCACCCTGCTCCAGGGCCCCGTGCTCTACGGGACCGCAGCATCGATTCGCAACGAGTTCGGATTCACCCGCCCTGCCGCGGGCAAGACCGGCACGACCGATGACGAGAACGACGCGTGGTTCGTGGGCTATACGCCCGACCTCGTGGCGGGAGTCTGGGTGGGGTGCGACCGAAACCGGAGGCTCGGGCTCACCGGCACGCAGGCCGCGGTGCCGATCTGGGCCCGGTTCATGGAAATCGCGCATCAGGGAAAGCCGGTGCGCGACTTCCAGGCGCCGCCGGGGGTG contains these protein-coding regions:
- a CDS encoding PBP1A family penicillin-binding protein, yielding MNPNPTPAGNRPVRWLPDDIPRRFGSFSRSRLGWALVVFLFVFGFLGYDWFRLSSLASFRYSGQGWKFPTRVYADWIELRTGMPLEVSELRQALDWARYRRAGGRPYAPGQYRVRGSIFEIYLRPFLYPDRSEPGSTTLVEIRDGHVASIGNGFTETTPRGLLRIDPQLLAEFSDTERERRSYLPLSAIPRHVALAAVASEDRRFFRHMGLDLLGIGRATARNVAAGSVVEGGSTISQQLAKNVFLSRKRTFTRKLHEALLAVMIELRYSKEQILEFYLNQIYLGQRGTWSVCGLEEGALYYFNKHATELTLGEGALLAGIIPAPNRLSPYRDADLAIARRNEVLEDMVACGFISRAEAQGARKTQLRFAPNPTPTTRAPYFVDYVREVLSKDISESDLSTRGLLVFTTLDPRLEEAAERCVREGARDADSRSQVGGANRDPAQAALLAIEPQNGAIRAMVGGRDYRESPFNRAVESHRQPGSAFKPFVYVAALDTPFSGRRPPLTAATLLDDVPDSFPTPFGLWAPRNYEHGYYGRVTAARALARSLNVATVRLEFLVGVPKVTQMARALGIQSKLREVASLALGTSEVTPLELTTAYATLANGGVMVKPNPVRAVLDRGGNLIWASRRERYRVVRPETAYLATTLLQGPVLYGTAASIRNEFGFTRPAAGKTGTTDDENDAWFVGYTPDLVAGVWVGCDRNRRLGLTGTQAAVPIWARFMEIAHQGKPVRDFQAPPGVIDVWIDADTGLRAGADCVHVMREAFIPTTEPRQVCMAYHAPAWSDSMQPDSTGVLPDEAPDEQGPGEEGTTGVNPEEQAPDGSAPDGTAPDRTAPESAPDGQENPAPPGI